A section of the Alligator mississippiensis isolate rAllMis1 chromosome 8, rAllMis1, whole genome shotgun sequence genome encodes:
- the LOC102575759 gene encoding olfactory receptor 1L6 gives MEPANSSTTSGFILLGVSSRPERQGPLFALFLAMYLASALGNATILAAIHMNNHLLHAPMYFFLNHLSLVDLGLTSAVVPKLLAGTLTGDWGISYAGCLAQMYFFIAFGITDSFLLAAMALDRYMAVCHPLRYAIIMSPRFCWALVTSSWLVAHLHSLLHTLLMSRLSFCATRHVACFFCDVFPLLKLSCSNARLNVLVVHTEGAMVVNGALLFILLSYTRIAAAVLKVPSAAGKRKAFSTCGAHLTVVGLFYGTIIWVYFQPSASFSAEKDLLAAIMYTMVTPMLNPFIYTLRNDEMKGTLRRALGQVRATHGA, from the coding sequence ATGGAACCAGCCAATAGCAGCACTACCTCTGGCTTCATTCTCCTCGGAGTTTCATCCCGGCCAGAGCGGCAGGGCCCCCTCTTTGCCCTCTTCTTGGCCATGtacctggcttcagccctgggcaaTGCCACCATCCTGGCAGCCATTCACATGAACAACCACCTACTCCAtgcccccatgtacttcttcctcaacCACCTCTCACTGGTGGACctgggcctcaccagtgctgtggtgcccaagctgctggctgggacactTACAGGGGACTGGGGCATCTCCTATGCTGGCTGCCTGGCCCAGATGTACTTCTTCATTGCCTTTGGCATCACTGACAGCTTTCTGCTAGCTGCCATGGCACTGGACCGCTACATGGCTGTATGCCACCCACTGCGCTATGCCATCATAATGAGCCCCCGcttctgctgggcactggtgACTTCCTCATGGCTAGTAGCCCACCTTCATAGCCTCCTCCACACCCTGCTGATGTCCCGCCTATCCTTCTGTGCCACCCGTCATGTAGCCTGCTTCTTCTGTGATGTCTTCCCTCtcctcaagctctcctgctccaatgcccggctcaatgtgctggtGGTCCACACCGAGGGGGCCATGGTGGTTAATGGGGCCCTGCTCTTCATCCTCCTGTCCTACACCCGCATAGCAGCTGCTGTCCTCAAGGTCCCATCAGCTGCTGGCAAAAGGAAGGCCTTTTCCACATGTGGGGCTCACCTCACAGTGGTGGGCCTCTTCTATGGCACCATCATCTGGGTCTACTTCcagccctcagccagcttctcagCTGAGAAGGACTTGCTGGCTGCCATCATGTACACCATGGTGACCCCCATGCTCAACCCCTTCATCTACACTCTGAGGAATGATGAGATGAAGGGGACCCTGCGGAGAGCCCTGGGCCAGGTACGGGCCACCCATGGGGCCTAG